From Anaerohalosphaera lusitana, one genomic window encodes:
- a CDS encoding TetR/AcrR family transcriptional regulator, with translation MARKPEIIDQSNDDTRCRILEIARQHFAEKGFRASSVRAITEEADCNVASVNYYFGSKQNLYVEAFRSVIGNLTEVRVAALEGLLKREHGFTLEELLRTFCRVFIDPLLENGGGRMFMRLMQRELDEKRLPPGLCIDEGMRPVRDAAHEALKRVFPQISTDVSYFCIQSVVGQLVYALQMKTFLSETGYTDWPALDLERTIDHVVHFSAAGIRGCVENTKGSAND, from the coding sequence TTGGCAAGAAAACCAGAAATAATTGACCAGTCCAACGATGACACTCGTTGTCGTATACTTGAAATCGCCCGACAACATTTTGCCGAAAAAGGCTTTCGAGCAAGCTCTGTCCGTGCAATAACCGAAGAAGCCGACTGCAATGTGGCATCCGTAAACTACTACTTTGGCTCGAAGCAGAATCTTTACGTCGAAGCTTTCAGAAGTGTTATAGGAAACCTGACAGAGGTAAGAGTCGCCGCTCTTGAAGGGCTGCTTAAACGTGAGCATGGATTTACCCTTGAAGAACTGTTGAGAACCTTCTGCCGTGTATTCATTGACCCACTTCTGGAAAACGGAGGCGGCAGAATGTTTATGAGGCTTATGCAGCGAGAATTGGACGAAAAAAGACTGCCTCCGGGACTATGCATTGACGAAGGCATGCGTCCCGTAAGAGATGCTGCTCATGAGGCCCTTAAAAGGGTTTTTCCTCAGATTAGCACGGACGTTTCCTACTTCTGCATTCAGTCGGTAGTCGGTCAGCTCGTTTATGCACTCCAGATGAAAACTTTCCTCTCGGAGACAGGCTACACCGACTGGCCCGCGCTCGACCTTGAACGAACCATCGACCACGTGGTCCATTTCTCAGCAGCAGGAATCCGCGGCTGCGTCGAAAACACGAAAGGATCGGCAAATGACTAG
- a CDS encoding uroporphyrinogen decarboxylase family protein, with product MTGRERVKAAIKCEKTDRTPWVPFVGSHAGALLGIGADEYLKSADMIVKGAGEAVKRYKPDGLPVTFDLQIEAEVLGCGLKWAEDNPPAVVDHPLGNGTKLEQLKVPGAGEGRIGVVMEAARRIREEHPDVAVYGLITGPFTLALHLLGTDIFMKMFDDREYVMELLGFCRDVCKAMSRYYVEAGCDVIAVVDPMTSQIGPDQFTEYVSPFAKEVFDNVRELGALSSFFVCGHAQQNIEVMCECGPDNVSIDENIPLDYVRDECVKRGISFGGNMQLTTVLLLGSPLDAQKNAVECMELGGDKGFILAPGCDLPYATPAENLEAVVEVVEDEYKRDVVKTMDEEAAAGEKLDMSQYGQSDKVIVDIITLDSEACAPCQYMVDAVRKVAPEFDGLVEWREHKIKQKDSLVLMTSLMVRNVPTICIDGKITFVSRIPPKNELIEAIQKRINEKMRRRLSQRRATLSVVGSDDEKAQQAMENAKRAVKELGADVDVERLKDKDSVRDYGVGSDGDVAVVLTRRQVKAAGEVPETIVIKEWLKEL from the coding sequence ATGACTGGACGTGAGCGAGTAAAGGCAGCGATCAAGTGTGAAAAGACCGACAGGACGCCGTGGGTTCCTTTTGTGGGAAGCCATGCGGGAGCCCTTCTGGGGATCGGAGCGGACGAGTATCTCAAAAGCGCTGACATGATAGTAAAAGGAGCGGGTGAGGCAGTTAAACGGTATAAGCCGGACGGGCTGCCTGTGACGTTCGATCTGCAGATAGAGGCGGAGGTGCTCGGCTGCGGGCTGAAATGGGCCGAGGACAACCCCCCTGCCGTCGTGGACCATCCGCTTGGCAACGGGACCAAGCTGGAGCAGTTGAAGGTGCCGGGTGCCGGCGAAGGCAGGATCGGTGTTGTAATGGAGGCCGCGAGGCGGATACGAGAGGAGCATCCGGATGTTGCTGTGTACGGGCTGATCACGGGGCCGTTTACGCTGGCGCTGCATCTGCTGGGGACTGACATCTTCATGAAGATGTTTGATGATCGTGAGTATGTGATGGAGCTGCTGGGGTTCTGCCGGGATGTGTGCAAGGCGATGAGCAGGTACTACGTTGAAGCGGGCTGTGATGTGATCGCGGTGGTGGATCCGATGACCAGTCAGATCGGGCCGGACCAGTTTACCGAGTATGTGAGTCCGTTCGCGAAGGAAGTTTTTGACAATGTTCGGGAGCTGGGGGCGTTGAGTTCGTTCTTTGTCTGCGGGCATGCACAGCAGAACATCGAGGTGATGTGTGAGTGCGGGCCGGACAATGTTTCGATTGACGAGAATATACCGCTGGACTATGTGCGGGACGAGTGCGTTAAGCGCGGGATCAGCTTTGGCGGCAATATGCAGTTGACGACGGTGCTGCTGCTGGGAAGTCCGCTGGATGCGCAGAAGAACGCGGTAGAGTGCATGGAGCTGGGCGGGGATAAAGGGTTCATACTCGCGCCTGGGTGTGATCTGCCTTATGCGACTCCGGCGGAGAACCTTGAGGCGGTTGTCGAAGTCGTCGAGGATGAGTACAAGCGGGACGTTGTCAAGACGATGGACGAAGAGGCGGCTGCGGGCGAGAAGCTGGATATGTCGCAGTACGGGCAGAGCGACAAGGTGATCGTGGACATTATCACGCTGGACTCGGAGGCGTGTGCGCCTTGCCAGTATATGGTGGACGCGGTGCGGAAGGTCGCGCCGGAATTTGACGGCCTTGTGGAATGGCGGGAGCATAAGATCAAGCAGAAAGATTCGCTGGTGCTGATGACGTCGCTTATGGTGCGGAACGTGCCGACGATATGTATCGACGGGAAGATCACGTTCGTTTCGCGGATACCGCCTAAGAATGAGCTTATCGAGGCGATACAGAAGCGGATCAACGAGAAGATGCGGCGGAGACTCAGCCAGCGGCGAGCCACGCTGAGCGTGGTTGGGAGCGACGACGAGAAGGCGCAGCAGGCGATGGAGAACGCAAAGCGGGCGGTCAAGGAGCTGGGCGCGGATGTGGATGTCGAACGGCTGAAGGATAAAGATTCGGTGCGCGATTACGGGGTCGGCAGTGACGGTGATGTGGCGGTTGTGCTTACGCGGCGGCAGGTAAAGGCGGCGGGCGAGGTGCCGGAGACGATCGTTATTAAGGAATGGCTGAAAGAGCTATGA
- a CDS encoding CobW family GTP-binding protein, giving the protein MSDRIDVYILTGYLGAGKTTVLNHLLEDGGLKDREVALVINEFGKVGVDGSRVRDGDYAKFEINKGSIFCICTKTEMLKAFTEIAENARPDAVIVEATGIAEVRDFENILAVPELLAKFQVRANVCVVDALNYSKVAPHLRVVNGQVGLADGIVINKCDLVSDEAVGVVRKIVSGVNGRAKIVTAERGKLLSGFVDGLVHAKTDGEAVDERPADVYAVSFRDAGRMDREAFERVTDELGERLLRLKGNIDFGDGAEYVEVVYDQVSREKACGKLGAGTTFTAIGWKVDKDELRGMFEGCVTG; this is encoded by the coding sequence ATGAGTGATCGGATAGACGTATACATCCTGACCGGGTATCTTGGTGCGGGCAAGACGACGGTGCTGAATCATCTGCTGGAGGACGGCGGATTGAAGGATCGAGAGGTCGCGCTGGTGATCAATGAGTTCGGCAAGGTCGGCGTGGACGGTTCGCGGGTGCGGGATGGAGATTATGCAAAGTTCGAGATCAACAAGGGGAGCATATTCTGCATCTGCACGAAGACGGAGATGCTGAAGGCATTCACGGAGATCGCGGAGAATGCTCGGCCGGACGCGGTGATCGTGGAGGCGACGGGAATCGCGGAGGTGCGGGATTTTGAGAATATTCTGGCGGTGCCCGAGCTGCTGGCGAAATTCCAGGTGCGGGCTAACGTGTGTGTTGTGGATGCGCTGAACTACAGCAAGGTCGCGCCGCATCTGCGGGTGGTGAACGGGCAGGTAGGCCTTGCGGACGGGATCGTGATAAACAAATGCGATTTGGTGAGCGATGAGGCTGTGGGGGTGGTGCGGAAGATCGTGAGTGGTGTGAACGGCCGGGCGAAGATCGTCACGGCAGAGCGGGGAAAGCTGCTGAGCGGGTTCGTGGACGGGCTGGTGCATGCGAAGACGGATGGTGAGGCGGTGGATGAGAGGCCTGCGGATGTTTATGCTGTTTCGTTTCGTGATGCGGGGAGGATGGATCGTGAGGCGTTTGAGAGGGTTACAGATGAGCTGGGTGAGAGATTGCTGAGGTTGAAGGGGAACATCGACTTTGGGGACGGGGCGGAGTATGTGGAGGTAGTTTACGATCAGGTGAGCCGGGAGAAGGCGTGCGGAAAGCTGGGGGCGGGGACGACGTTTACGGCGATAGGATGGAAGGTGGACAAGGATGAGCTGCGGGGGATGTTTGAGGGGTGTGTGACGGGCTAA